A segment of the Desulfitobacterium dehalogenans ATCC 51507 genome:
CGGGAACATTTCCCGGGCCTACACCCAGTGCCGGTTTTCCCGCACTATAGGCCGCCTTGACCATAGCTGAACCGCCTGTGGCAATGATCATTGCGACTTCATCGCATTTCATAAGTTCATTGGTTGCATTCATGGACGGCTTGGCAATACAGCCGATGATATTCGCCGGAGCTCCGGCCGCCACTGCCGCATCATTCATCAATTTGGCGGCTTGCAGAGTGCATTGCAAGGCCGAAGGATGGGGCGAGAACACAATTCCGTTGCGGGATTTAATGGCAATAATCGATTTATAGATGGTAGTGGAGGTGGGATTGGTTGAGGGGACGATCCCCATAAGCAGCCCCACCGGTTCAGCAATCTCCAGGACTTTATTGATCTTGTCTTCCTTAATGACCCCGATGGTTTGCATCGGCTTGATAAATTGATAGAGTTCCGTGGAGGCAAAGCGATTTTTAAAGATCTTATCCTCTACTTTGCCAAACCCTGTTTCTTCCACCGCTAACTTGGCCAGAGAAACTGCATTTTCCTCCGCTGTTTTCACCATATTACGAATGATTTGATCAATCTGCTCGCTATTGAATTGTGCCAGTTCAGTCTGGGCTTGTTTGGCCTGACGGGCAAGATGTCTGGTCTCTTGCACAGATTGTAAATCATAATCAAAGTTAAGCACTTACTCTTCCTCCCTCCGCCGTCATTCCTGTTTTTGGTCGTAATACCTTTTTAATTGCTGGATAAGGTCATCTTTATTGGCTTTGGATATGGCTCTTCCTGCTATGGCAAGTCCTTTGTATTCTCTGGCCAGATTGCGGAGCTTTAAGACGGGGAGAGATTTCAGGGCATCCACGCATTGTTCAAGGCCAAATTCTTGCACAACCTGATCAATTTCCTTTTTAGTGGTTGTTTGATCAAAACTCGGAAGCAAATTTACTTTTTCTTGTTGCAGCATAGGAAGCGCCTGCTTTTCAGCGGGGTTGGGGCCGATTATCCCTGCGATCTCCTGATGAGGTCTGGGAATAACATGCTGTGAGACCAGCAGCAAAGGGTTCAGCTTGGCAACCGCGCTGGCTCCCGCCTCTACGGCAGCTTTCACCGCTCCCACATCACCGGTTACAGATAGGGTCACCAGACCGCCGCCGACAAAAGCCCTACTCACAAGTTCAACTTGCGCCGTTTTGAGCATGACATCTGCACATTCAATGGCAGGAAGGAGTCCTCGTGTCTCAATAAGGCCAAGAGCCTGCATAGTCTATCCTCCTCTTGTTGAACCTGAATTCAGGCCCGGTTTGCTGGGTAGGTGACGCAGAAGATTTTGACATACCCTGAAGAGCTCCAGGTCACTTGGGAGCCTTTCGGTACGTGAAGCACATCTCCCTGGCAGGCTTCAAAAGTCTTACCATTGATGGTAACTGCCAAGCTTCCTTCCAAAACGATCTGAATTTCTTCGCAGTTCAATTTACGGTCAAAGCTGGATT
Coding sequences within it:
- a CDS encoding BMC domain-containing protein, which translates into the protein MQALGLIETRGLLPAIECADVMLKTAQVELVSRAFVGGGLVTLSVTGDVGAVKAAVEAGASAVAKLNPLLLVSQHVIPRPHQEIAGIIGPNPAEKQALPMLQQEKVNLLPSFDQTTTKKEIDQVVQEFGLEQCVDALKSLPVLKLRNLAREYKGLAIAGRAISKANKDDLIQQLKRYYDQKQE